The genomic DNA CGAGGCGGCTCCCCGGCTGCGCCTACTTCGTGTGGGTCACCGCGTAGATCATCACGAACGCGACGATGTGGATGCCGAAGAGGAAGTACGCGAGGTAGTACCAGACGTAGCGTTCCCGTTTCTTCTCCAGGGCCAGCCGCTGCTGCTCCCCGTCGCCGGCGGGCTCGGCCATCACGACTCCCGGTGGACCTTCGTGTTCGAGGCCTGTGCGCGGGGGCGGACGACGAGGAGGTCGATGTTGACGTGGCTGGGGCGGGTGATCGCCCAGGTGATGGTGTCGGCGACATCGTCGGCGGTGAGCGGTGCGGCCACGCCCGCGTAGACCTTGGCCGCCTTCTCCTGGTCGCCGCCGAAGCGGGTCAGCGCGAACTCGTCCGTCTTGACCATGCCGGGCGCGACCTCGATGACGCGGACGGGCGTGCCGACGATCTCCAGGCGGAGGGTCTCGGCGAGGACGTGCTCGGCGTGCTTGGCGGCGACATAGCCCGCGCCGCCCTCGTACGTGCCGTGCCCCGCGGTGGACGTGAGCACGACCACCGTGCCGTCGCCGCTCGCGGTGAGCGCGGGGAGCAGGGCCTGGGTGACGTTCAGCGTGCCGATGACGTTCGTCTCGTACATCTGGCGCCACTCCGCCGGGTCGCCGCTCGCGACCGGGTCGGCGCCCAGTGCGCCGCCCGCGTTGTTCACCAGGACGCCGATGGTCTTGAAGGCCGTGGCGAACTCGTCGACCGCCGCGCGGTCGGTGACGTCCAGCGCGTACGCCGTCGCCTCGTGGCCCGCCGCGCCCAGCTCCTTGGCGAGCGCCTCGATACGGTCCGTGCGGCGGGCGGTGAGGACGACGCGATAGCCCGCCTCGGCGAGCTGCCGGGCCGTCGCGGCACCGATTCCGCTGCTGGCGCCGGTGACGACGGCGATACGGGAGGCGGCGGACGGGGCGGCGGGGGCGGTCATGGACGTGACTCCTTGCGGTGCGCTTGCTCGTCGCTCTGGCGGGCTCTTGTGGGTATGCCTGCCAGGATAGGCCGGTGCCGTGCGCGCGGGGGCGGGTGCCGTCCCTCGGCTCAGTTGCCGCCCCGCGGCGCGTACATGATCACTGTCATTCCGGCGAGGCAGATGAGCGCGCCGGTGACGTCCCAGCGGTCGGGCCGGTAGCCGTCCGCGACCATGCCCCAGGCGAGCGAGCCGGCCACGAAGACGCCTCCGTACGCGGCGAGGATGCGGCCGAACTCGGCGTCCGGCTGGAGGGTGGCGACAAAGCCGTACACGCCCAGCGCCATGACGCCCGCGCCGATCCACAGCCAGCCGCGGTGTTCGCGCACGCCCTGCCAGACGAGCCAGGCGCCGCCGATCTCGAAGAGGGCGGCGGCGACGAAGAGGGCGGCGGAGCGGAGGACGAGCATGCGGTCACTGTGGCACGCGGTTTCTCGGCACGCGGTTTGTCGGGAGCGACCGGCCCCTGACCCACGAGACGTCTGCGTCGTACGATTTCTGCACCACGCAGACGAAAGGCGGGTGCCATGTCCGGGAAGGCCGACGGCGGCGGAAGCGCGCGGGAGCGGCTGCTCGACGAGCTGTCCGACGTGTCCCGGCGGTACATGGCCTCGTACGCCCTGTTCAACCAGGCCATCGCCGACCACCTGAAGCTGCATCCGACCGATCTCCAGTGCCTGAACCTGCTCGGCCTGGAGGCCGGGCCCGTGACGACCGGGCGGATCGCCGAGCTGACGGGGCTGACGACCGGTTCGGCGACGCGGCTCGTGGACCGGCTGGAGAAGGCGGGCTACGTCGTACGGGAGCGGGACGCGGCCGACCGGCGGCGGGTGCTGGTGGCGACCGTGCCGGAGCGGATGGCCGAGTTCGGGCGGCTGTGGGACCGGCTGGGCCCCCGGTGGTACATGCTCTTCGAGGAGCTGGACGCGAGTGAACTCGCCCTGATCATCGGCCATATGCGGCGCACGGTCGACTTCACCGCCGGACAGGTCGCCCGGCTGCGCGAGGGCGACATCTGAACCGGGGGCCCAACTCCCGCCCCGGCCCTAGTGCTCCTCCGCGTCGTACTGTTCCCGCGCCTCGTTGACCTGCTCGATGTGCAGCTCCGCCCAGTCCTTCACCGCGCTGAGCAGGCAGCTGAGGCTGGTGCCGAGGGGTGTCAGCTCGTAGTCGACGCGGACCGGTACGGAAGGGGTCACGGTCCGGGCGACGATCCCGTCGCGCTCCAGTGCGCGCAGCGTCTGCGTCAGCATCTTGGGGCTGACGCCCGCGATCTTGCGGCCGAGGTCGCTGTAGCGCATGGATCCGGCGGCGAGCGCGCTGACGACGAGGCTGACCCACTTGTCACTGATGCGGTCGAGAAGCTGGTTGGTGGGGCAGCTGCGGATGAACGCGTCGTACTCGCGTCGCGCCTGATCGCGCCGCTGGGCGGCGGTCATGGTCGCCATACGGGTCACCTCCCGGTGAGGTACGCACCTTCAGGTGCCTACTTTCCAAAAGATAGTAGCTCTTCCTAGGGTTGTTGCAACGGGAAAGAAAGCCATGTGAACCCCCGTGAAGCCCTGCAAAACCCTATGAATCTGGAGATGCTTCATGCGTGCTGTAGTCGTGACGTCCTTCGGTGGGCCCGAGGCCGTCGAGATCGTGGAGACCGGGGTGCCGGAGCCGGCTGCCCGGCAGGTGCGGATCAAGGTCGCGGCCGCCGCGCTCAACCCCGTTGACGCGGGCGTGCGTTCGGGTGTCTTCGGTGGCGCGGGCAAGCGGCTGGGGCTCGGCTGGGATGTGGCCGGGACCATCGACGCGGTGGGCGTGGCCACGGGCTGGACCGTCGGCGAGGAGGTGGTGGCTCTGGCGTACGGCGCCGCCAAGTCCCTCGGTACGCACGCCGATTACGTGGTCGTGGATGCGGACGCGGTCGCGAAGGCGCCGGTCTCGGTGGACGCGGTGCACGCCGCCACCGTGCCGCTCAACGCCCTCACCGCCGCGCAGGCCCTGGACCTGCTGGCCCTGGAGCCGGGGCAGCGTCTGCTGGTGACGGGTGCGGCGGGCGCCGTCGGCGGTTACGCCGCCCACCGCGGCATCGCGGTGACCGCGCTGGCCCGCGAGGCCGACGCGGAGCTCGTACGTTCCCTGGGGGCGGCCGAGTCGGTGACCGGGCCCGTGGCGCCGGGGAGTGTGGACGCGGTGCTGGACGCGGCGATCCTGGGCGCGGCGGCGCTGGAGTGGGTGCGGGACGGCGGCGCGTTCGCCGGTGTCATCCCGCAGGCGCAGCCGGCGTCGGAGCGCGGGGTGCGGACGGGCGCGGTCGAGGTGAGCCCCGACGGGGCGCGGCTCGCGGAGCTGGTGGCTCTGGTCGACGAGGGCGTGCTGACCCCGCGGGTGGCCGAGACGTACGCGCTGGCCGAGGTGGCCAAGGCGCACGCCCGGCTGGCGGAGGGGGGCCTGCGGGGGCGGGTCGTGCTGATCCCCTGATCCCTTGATCCCCTGATCTTCCGATGCCCAGGTTCCCTGGCCCCGGCTCCCCCCTGCGACTGCTAATGGTGCTCTTCGCGCGCCTTGCGCGGCAGCAGTCGTACGAGGGAGCAGCACAGCAGGGTCACGGCGGCGACCACGGTGAGGCTCACGGTCATGGCGTGGGTCGCGCCGCCGGCCGTGTGGAAGTAGACGGTGGTGACGGCGGCCGCTCCGACGGCGCCCGCGAGCTGCTGGGCCGCGCCGAGCGAACCGCCGGCGCTGCCCGCCTCCTCGTCCGTGATGTCGCCGAGGGTGACGTCGTACATGCTCCCGAAGCAGGTGCCCATCCCGAGGCCGATGACGAGCAGGGGCGGTACGAGGGTCCAGGCGCCCGTGTCCGTGCCGGAGAGGGCGACGAGGGTCAGCAGGTACGCCGTTCCGGCGAGGGTGATGAGCAGCCCGCCGAGGACCAGTCGGCGGCCGAGCCGGCCGATCAGCCGGTAGCAGGCGATGGACGCGATGACGATGCCGGCGGACAGCGGCATCAGGCCGAGCGCGGCCCCGGAGGGCGAGCGGCCGAGGCCCTGTTGCAGGAAGAGCGAGATGACGTAGAGGAGTCCGGCGACGGCGGCGAAGAAGACGGTGCCGAGAGCGAGTCCGGAGGTGAAGCCGCGGTTGCGGAGGAGGGAGGGCCGGATGAGGGGGTTCTCGGCGGTGCGCTGACGGTGGCAGAAGAGGGCGAACAGGACGAGGCCGGCGGCGGTGAGGAGGGCGGGCGTGGCGGTCCAGCCGTGTGCCGAGCCCTGGATCAGCCCGCCGAGCAGGCCGAGCATGGCGCCGCCGAGGAGGGCCGATCCGGGCCCGTCGACGGTGACCGCGCGGTCACCGGTGTCACGGGGGAGCAGCCGGGCGGCGGCGAGGAGCGCGGCTCCGCCGAGCACCAGGTTGATGAGGAACATCGGGCGCCAGCCGAGTCCGGCGAGGTCGGCGTCGACGAGGAACCCGGCGAGGACCGGGCCGCCGACGGCGGACAGGCCCATCACCGGTCCGAAGCAGCTGTAGGCCTTGCGTATCTGGTCGCGTGGCCAGGTGGCGCCGAGGATGCCGAAGCCCTGCGGGATGACGAGCGCGCCGAACGCGCCCTGGAACAGGCGGGCGACCACGAGCGCCTGCGGGTTCCAGGCGAGCCCGCAGACGAGCGAGGCGGCGGTGAACCCGCTGAGCCCGGCGAGGAACAGCCGGCGGCGGCCGTGGCGGTCGCCGAGCCGTCCGCCGAGGACGAGCAGCACGCCGAGCGCGAGCGCGTAGGAGGCGCCGAGCCACTGGACGAGGGCGGTGCCGCCGCCGAGGTCGGCGGCGATCGTCGGGGCGGCGATGTTCGTGATGGTGCTGTCGAGGAGGTCGAGGACGTCGGCGGCGAGAACGACCCCGAGGACCGCCCAGCGGGTGCGGGCGGGCAGCTGTTTTTCTTTTGCGTCATGCAGTATCTGCGTCACGCAGATAAATGTGGGTGAGGCGCCCGGGTGGTGTCAAGGCGAATACCGCGAATGCCGGTACGGGACCCGGCCCGGACCCCGGCTCGCTAGGGTGCCGGGGTATGAAGATCATCGACCTGGAGCCCGGCGACGCGCGGCTCGACGCCGAGATACTGCCCGTCCTGCGCGAACTGCGTCCGCACCTGACCCCGGAGCTCTTCGCGGAGGTGTACGCCGAGGGGTACGCGCAGGGCCTGCGCTTCACCGCCGCCTACGCCGACGACGGGACCTGTGCCGGTGTCGCCGGCTGGCGCGTGATCGTCAATACGAGCGCCCTGCGCAAGCTGTACGTCGACGACCTGGTGACCGCGGAGAGCGCCCGTTCCGGCGGGGTCGGCCATGCTCTCCTCGCGCACCTGGAGAGCCGCGCCCGCGTCCTCGGCTGCCATGTGCTGAACCTGGACTCCGGCACGAAGCGCACCGCCGCCCACCGCTTCTATCTGCGCGAACGCATGGACATCACCGGGTTCCACTTCGTGAAGCGGCTCGACTAGGTCCTGTCGTCGCGGAGCGGACGGGAGTCTGACGACAGGGCCCAGGGCGCTCGAACGACCAGGACGCTCGAACGCCGATGTTGTCTCCGGTCGACATCAGCCGGTGTGCGGGCCCGCCGCGTACGCCGTCGGTGGCACCCCCACCGTCGCGGTGAAGTCGCGCACCAGATGGGCCTGGTCCGCGTAGCCGAGGTCGGCGGCGAGGCCCGCCCAGTCCACCTCGCGGGAGTTCTCCGCGTGCTCCAGGGCCTGGTGGATGCGGTAGCGGAGGATGATCCACTTCGGGCCGACGCCGACGTACGCGGCGAACAGGCGCTGCATCACGCGTACGGACACGCCCTCCGCGCGGGCGAAGTCGCCGACGCGACGGATCGTACGGTCGGTGCGGATGCGGTCGACGAGGGCCATCGCGAGGTCGGCCTGGGGGTCGGGCCGCGGGCCGATGCTCAGCAGGAAGGCGTCCAGGGCGGCCACGCGCGCGTCCTCGTCGTCCGGGGTGAGGACGGCCGGGAGGTCGGCCCCCGGGGACACCTCCGGCAGGGGGACCCGGCGACCGGTCCACTCCGTCGCCGCGTGGTCCGGCGCGAAGGGGCGGAAGCCGCCGGGCCGGAACTTGATCCCGCACACCCGGCCCCGCCCCTGGAGCTTCTGTGTGAACAGCTCCAGCCCGATGCCCGCGACCTCGCCGAAGCCCTCCTGGCCCGCGTACTTCTGGAAGACGACATTGACGGACGGGTGCGGGACGACATGGGAGGCGTACGGCTGCGTCAGGTCCCAGTCGATCAGCCAGTAGTGCTCCAGATACGGGCGCAGCGGCTCGGCGGGCTCGCGGCGCCGGAAGTCGACGCGCGCGAAGAGCTCCGCGGCGTCGACGATGCCTTGGGTGTCCCGGCGTGGAGCGGCCATGAGGGGATCGTAGGGCGGGCCACTGACGGTCGGGCGGGTGGAAAGCCGCCGAGGGGACTGCCGCCGAGGGGATTGCCGCCGAGGCGGCGCCGCCGGGGCGGAGGGCGTGCCGCGGCGGGGGGTGGAATACCTCGGGGGGTGTGGTCGTTCAAGGGTATAGTTGAATCGTAAACAACCTGCGGAGGGTGAGCGACCATGCAGTTCGGGATCTTCAGCGTCGGCGATGTCACACCGGACCCGACCACGGGTCGGACGCCGACCGAGCGCGACCGCATCAAGGCCATGGTCGCGATCGCGCTGAAGGCGGAGGAGGTCGGCCTGGACGTCTTCGCGACCGGCGAGCACCACAACCCGCCGTTCGTGCCGTCGTCCCCGACCACGATGCTCGGCTACATAGCCGCGCGCACGGAGAAGCTGATCCTCTCCACCTCCACCACCCTCATCACCACCAACGACCCGGTGAAGATCGCCGAGGACTACGCGATGCTCCAGCAGCTCGCGGACGGCCGGGTGGACCTGATGATGGGCCGCGGCAACACCGGGCCGGTCTACCCGTGGTTCGGGAAGGACATCCGCCAGGGCATCAACCTCGCCATCGAGAACTACGCGCTGCTGCACCGCCTGTGGCGCGAGGACGTGGTGACGTGGGAGGGCCAGTTCCGTACGCCGTTGCAGTCGTTCACCTCGACGCCCCGGCCGCTGGACGGCGTACCGCCCTTCGTCTGGCACGGCTCGATCCGCTCTCCCGAGATCGCGGAGCAGGCCGCGTACTACGGTGACGGCTTCTTCCACAACAACATCTTCTGGCCGGCCGACCACACGAAGCAGATGGTCGAGCTGTACCGGGAGCGGTACGCGCACTACGGCCACGGCACGCCCGAGCAGGCGATCGTCGGGCTCGGCGGGCAGGTGTTCATGCGGCACAACTCGCAGGACGCGGTCCGCGAGTTCCGGCCGTACTTCGACAACGCGCCGGTGTACGGGCACGGGCCGTCGCTGGAGGACTTCACGGACCAGACGCCGCTGACGGTCGGCTCGCCGCAGCAGGTGATCGAGAAGACGCTGGCCTTCCGGGAGTACGCGGGCGACTACCAGCGCCAGCTCTTCCTGCTGGACCACGCGGGTCTGCCGCTGAAGACGGTCCTGGAGCAGCTCGACATCCTCGGCGAGGAGGTCGTACCGGTGCTGCGCGAGGAGTTCGCGAAGGGACGGCCGGCCCAGGTGCCGGACGCGCCGACGCACGCGTCGCGCGTGACGGCGGCCGCGGCCGCCAAGGAGGTGACGGTGTGATGAAGCTGGTCGTGGTCTCCGCGGGGCTGAGTGTGCCCTCGTCCACGCGGCTGCTGGCCGACCGGCTGGCGAAGGCGACCGCCGCGAGGGTCCCGGCGGAGGTGGAGGTCGTCGAACTGCGCGACCTCGCCGTCGAGATCGCGCACAACTTCACCAACGGGTTCCCCGGACGCGCGCTGGCCGCCGCGATCGGGGCGGTGACGGAGGCGGACGGCCTGATCGTCGTCACGCCGGTCTTCTCCGCCTCGTACAGCGGCTTGTTCAAGTCGTTCTTCGACGTGCTCGAACAGGGCGTGCTCGCCGGAAAGCCGGTGCTGATCGCGGCGACCGGCGGTTCCGCCCGGCACTCGCTGGTCCTGGAGCACGCGCTGCGCCCGTTGTTCGCCCACCTGCGGGCCGTGGTCGTACCGACGGGCGTCTACGCGGCCTCGGAGGACTGGGGAGCGGAGGGGCTGGCCGAGCGGATCGAGCGGGCGGCCGGGGAACTGGCGGGGCTCATGACGGGGCTCATGTCAGGGGTTTCGGCGGTGGGGCCGGCGCGTGACGCGCAGCCGCGGGCCGGGGCGGAGGTCTCGGCCGACGGCCCGGCGGCGGCCCCGGCGGAGGGGTCCGTACCCCGGCCCCGGGAGACCGTCGCGCAGTCCGCGACCGCCGGCCGCGGGTCTCGCACGGACGGTTTCCAGGTGGTGCCCTTCGAGCAGCAGCTCGCCGCCCTGCGCACGCGGTAGCGGTGGCGGGCTACGGCCCCGGGTGCTGCCCGCCTAGCGGGAGGCACCCGGGGCCGGTGCCAGCCAGGCCGTCCAGCCGTCGGTGCCCGGCAGCGGGTGCCGGGTCCAGTCGCGGGCGTAGCGCGGGGGCCGCTGGGCGTCGGCCGTCAGGACGGCCGTGGGCATCCGCTCGGCCCGCCGCAGTACGGAACTCGGCGTGGTGTTGCGGTTGTTGCCCTTCGTCGCGGCGGAGGCGCAGCCCGCGTCGTACCCCACCGGCTGCGCGTGCGAGCCCACGAGCAGGCAGGGTGCGCGCAGCCCGAGGGCGTTCAGTTCGTCGGCGGCGACACGGTAGCGCTGGTCCAAGGACGCCACCTGAGCGGTCATCCGGTGCAGCACCGGGTACTGCGCGACGAGTTGCAGGGCGACCAGACAGCCCACCGTGACCGCGAGGGCGGGCCGCGGCCGTGCGACACGGGTGAGCAGCCCGCCGACCGGCAGCGCCAGCAGGGCGTACGCGGGAAGCAGGAAGCGCGGCGCCGAGTAGCTGAGCAGGAGCAGGTACGGCGCGGAGAGGCAGACCGCGACGGCCAGCGGGACGAGCGTGCGGTCGGCCGGGACCCCCGTGCGCCGCTCGCGCAGGGCGACGGCCAGCGCGGCCAGCGCGAGCAGGGGCAGCGCCAGCCACCAGAGGGTGAGTTCGGGGTGGTGGACCGGACCCGAGCAGGGGCGGCACAGTTCGGGGCCGTTGAGGCTGCGCCAGGCGTTGAAGAGGTTGAGGTGCGGGTGCATGCCTCCCTCGGTGGCGCCGGAGACGTGCAGCCGCTGCGGTACGCCGCCGAAACGGCTGTACGCCTCCACGGTCCACTGCGTGGCGCCGGCCGCGAGACCGCCGAGCAGGTACGGCAGGGTGCGGCGGTGGGAGCGTACGCACCCGGCGGTCGCGAACAGCGGAAGGCCGAGCCAGGCCGCGTCCGGTACGCGCATCAGGGCGACCCCGGCCAGGCAGGCGGCGAGCCACCAGCGGGCGTTCGGTTCCCGGGGCGCGCGCAGGAACAGGCCGGTGGCCGCGACGGCGCCCAGCGCCACCCACAGGTTGGGCATCGCCTCCGGGCCGGAGATCTGGGCGATCCACAGGCCCGAGAACACCAGCGCGGCGAGGGCGGTCGTGGCGGGGCCGAGGAGCGGGCGCCAGACGCGGTACGCGGCGTACAGCGCGGCCGTCGACAGCAGGGCCAGCGCGATCCGCAGGGCGAGCACCGAGTCGGTCACCGCGAGGACGGGCGACACGAGGACGCTGATGCCGCGGGACCGGGGGGCGCTGAAGAAGGCGGCGGGCGTGCGGGGGTCGACCTGCGAGACGTAGACGGTCTCGTCCCAGCCGAGAACGTGCGCCAGGTGCGGGACGACGAGGGTCAGCTGGACCAGGAGGTAGAGGAGGGAGACGGCTTCGAGCCCGCGGCCCTGGGGGAACCTCGGGCGCCAGGGGGCCGTGGCGGTGCCGGGGGGAAGGGGGGCGGGGCGTTGGGGGGCGGTGCGGGTTTCGGCTCCGGTCGCGGTCCCGGTTTCGGTCCCGGGTTCCCGGCCCCGGTTCCCGGTCCC from Streptomyces avermitilis MA-4680 = NBRC 14893 includes the following:
- a CDS encoding SDR family NAD(P)-dependent oxidoreductase, whose amino-acid sequence is MTAPAAPSAASRIAVVTGASSGIGAATARQLAEAGYRVVLTARRTDRIEALAKELGAAGHEATAYALDVTDRAAVDEFATAFKTIGVLVNNAGGALGADPVASGDPAEWRQMYETNVIGTLNVTQALLPALTASGDGTVVVLTSTAGHGTYEGGAGYVAAKHAEHVLAETLRLEIVGTPVRVIEVAPGMVKTDEFALTRFGGDQEKAAKVYAGVAAPLTADDVADTITWAITRPSHVNIDLLVVRPRAQASNTKVHRES
- a CDS encoding YnfA family protein; protein product: MLVLRSAALFVAAALFEIGGAWLVWQGVREHRGWLWIGAGVMALGVYGFVATLQPDAEFGRILAAYGGVFVAGSLAWGMVADGYRPDRWDVTGALICLAGMTVIMYAPRGGN
- a CDS encoding MarR family winged helix-turn-helix transcriptional regulator; amino-acid sequence: MSGKADGGGSARERLLDELSDVSRRYMASYALFNQAIADHLKLHPTDLQCLNLLGLEAGPVTTGRIAELTGLTTGSATRLVDRLEKAGYVVRERDAADRRRVLVATVPERMAEFGRLWDRLGPRWYMLFEELDASELALIIGHMRRTVDFTAGQVARLREGDI
- a CDS encoding winged helix-turn-helix transcriptional regulator, yielding MATMTAAQRRDQARREYDAFIRSCPTNQLLDRISDKWVSLVVSALAAGSMRYSDLGRKIAGVSPKMLTQTLRALERDGIVARTVTPSVPVRVDYELTPLGTSLSCLLSAVKDWAELHIEQVNEAREQYDAEEH
- a CDS encoding NADP-dependent oxidoreductase, yielding MRAVVVTSFGGPEAVEIVETGVPEPAARQVRIKVAAAALNPVDAGVRSGVFGGAGKRLGLGWDVAGTIDAVGVATGWTVGEEVVALAYGAAKSLGTHADYVVVDADAVAKAPVSVDAVHAATVPLNALTAAQALDLLALEPGQRLLVTGAAGAVGGYAAHRGIAVTALAREADAELVRSLGAAESVTGPVAPGSVDAVLDAAILGAAALEWVRDGGAFAGVIPQAQPASERGVRTGAVEVSPDGARLAELVALVDEGVLTPRVAETYALAEVAKAHARLAEGGLRGRVVLIP
- a CDS encoding MFS transporter gives rise to the protein MTQILHDAKEKQLPARTRWAVLGVVLAADVLDLLDSTITNIAAPTIAADLGGGTALVQWLGASYALALGVLLVLGGRLGDRHGRRRLFLAGLSGFTAASLVCGLAWNPQALVVARLFQGAFGALVIPQGFGILGATWPRDQIRKAYSCFGPVMGLSAVGGPVLAGFLVDADLAGLGWRPMFLINLVLGGAALLAAARLLPRDTGDRAVTVDGPGSALLGGAMLGLLGGLIQGSAHGWTATPALLTAAGLVLFALFCHRQRTAENPLIRPSLLRNRGFTSGLALGTVFFAAVAGLLYVISLFLQQGLGRSPSGAALGLMPLSAGIVIASIACYRLIGRLGRRLVLGGLLITLAGTAYLLTLVALSGTDTGAWTLVPPLLVIGLGMGTCFGSMYDVTLGDITDEEAGSAGGSLGAAQQLAGAVGAAAVTTVYFHTAGGATHAMTVSLTVVAAVTLLCCSLVRLLPRKAREEHH
- a CDS encoding GNAT family N-acetyltransferase; the encoded protein is MKIIDLEPGDARLDAEILPVLRELRPHLTPELFAEVYAEGYAQGLRFTAAYADDGTCAGVAGWRVIVNTSALRKLYVDDLVTAESARSGGVGHALLAHLESRARVLGCHVLNLDSGTKRTAAHRFYLRERMDITGFHFVKRLD
- a CDS encoding helix-turn-helix domain-containing protein → MAAPRRDTQGIVDAAELFARVDFRRREPAEPLRPYLEHYWLIDWDLTQPYASHVVPHPSVNVVFQKYAGQEGFGEVAGIGLELFTQKLQGRGRVCGIKFRPGGFRPFAPDHAATEWTGRRVPLPEVSPGADLPAVLTPDDEDARVAALDAFLLSIGPRPDPQADLAMALVDRIRTDRTIRRVGDFARAEGVSVRVMQRLFAAYVGVGPKWIILRYRIHQALEHAENSREVDWAGLAADLGYADQAHLVRDFTATVGVPPTAYAAGPHTG
- a CDS encoding LLM class flavin-dependent oxidoreductase; protein product: MQFGIFSVGDVTPDPTTGRTPTERDRIKAMVAIALKAEEVGLDVFATGEHHNPPFVPSSPTTMLGYIAARTEKLILSTSTTLITTNDPVKIAEDYAMLQQLADGRVDLMMGRGNTGPVYPWFGKDIRQGINLAIENYALLHRLWREDVVTWEGQFRTPLQSFTSTPRPLDGVPPFVWHGSIRSPEIAEQAAYYGDGFFHNNIFWPADHTKQMVELYRERYAHYGHGTPEQAIVGLGGQVFMRHNSQDAVREFRPYFDNAPVYGHGPSLEDFTDQTPLTVGSPQQVIEKTLAFREYAGDYQRQLFLLDHAGLPLKTVLEQLDILGEEVVPVLREEFAKGRPAQVPDAPTHASRVTAAAAAKEVTV
- a CDS encoding FMN reductase — its product is MKLVVVSAGLSVPSSTRLLADRLAKATAARVPAEVEVVELRDLAVEIAHNFTNGFPGRALAAAIGAVTEADGLIVVTPVFSASYSGLFKSFFDVLEQGVLAGKPVLIAATGGSARHSLVLEHALRPLFAHLRAVVVPTGVYAASEDWGAEGLAERIERAAGELAGLMTGLMSGVSAVGPARDAQPRAGAEVSADGPAAAPAEGSVPRPRETVAQSATAGRGSRTDGFQVVPFEQQLAALRTR
- a CDS encoding glycosyltransferase family 39 protein, whose translation is MTAHVTDEDTAADTAATAAGGATRPASTATTAAIPVPAAPVPVTSVAPPAQTPMAGPGAPPTRVRPGRRRGWAAALRRWRPAPWPALRAIAEQTFRPLLLTAFRPTLLTIATAGAAAGIAVGPAGPTATVPAHAAGTKTRAGTTGTKTKTGTGAGAGTGTGAGTGNRGREPGTETGTATGAETRTAPQRPAPLPPGTATAPWRPRFPQGRGLEAVSLLYLLVQLTLVVPHLAHVLGWDETVYVSQVDPRTPAAFFSAPRSRGISVLVSPVLAVTDSVLALRIALALLSTAALYAAYRVWRPLLGPATTALAALVFSGLWIAQISGPEAMPNLWVALGAVAATGLFLRAPREPNARWWLAACLAGVALMRVPDAAWLGLPLFATAGCVRSHRRTLPYLLGGLAAGATQWTVEAYSRFGGVPQRLHVSGATEGGMHPHLNLFNAWRSLNGPELCRPCSGPVHHPELTLWWLALPLLALAALAVALRERRTGVPADRTLVPLAVAVCLSAPYLLLLSYSAPRFLLPAYALLALPVGGLLTRVARPRPALAVTVGCLVALQLVAQYPVLHRMTAQVASLDQRYRVAADELNALGLRAPCLLVGSHAQPVGYDAGCASAATKGNNRNTTPSSVLRRAERMPTAVLTADAQRPPRYARDWTRHPLPGTDGWTAWLAPAPGASR